In Bufo gargarizans isolate SCDJY-AF-19 unplaced genomic scaffold, ASM1485885v1 original_scaffold_1081_pilon, whole genome shotgun sequence, one DNA window encodes the following:
- the LOC122922949 gene encoding high affinity immunoglobulin gamma Fc receptor I-like, with amino-acid sequence MSPETSVLLLWLVLIQEGASIRPVVTFTPNYKKIFTTESITMTCDVEATRGEDLKYKWYKDHMQVHSGKSYTIQNAGTSHSGNYECQISTGEISDPARLDVSNGWLILQTPLYVYEGDEMKLRCHHYPGYVARQITFYKESKVITGRSADEEFHISNVDSTSTRKYKCTKEVYYHPLSAWSVCAAEASVSVEELFKTPTIKVTPRPVFKKENMTLKCETSLHPSRKNTRLRFTFYREGRVIQGSGDKDIYEVSMVQLEHSGKYSCEVQTTDGRVRKKSAEEPIQIEEQFSYPNITVTKNLTAEGDAMTLTCDTTIHIKPTEVQFAFYRDGREVRGFNLSNKYEVQFAQQEDSGNYTCEVKNTINTTMKTSDRYNVWVEELFSPPVLKVSPELVNQGENMILTCDTNLSEHRQTTELQYAFYRDGENIQGFTSSNIYEAKFMKEENSGTYTCEIQASNGSVKKRSKEVQIEVSYHSSLMIILSVSLGLLLLIVIISIFVSVYNKRRSSNNNPQPPTDADEYSDADNEYSDADKITYTNLAMTRGPQNDVPENNGSDVVYAVVNSKAKLQAKASQRMSDTSTDVYQNIGSNR; translated from the exons GAGCCTCCATCAGACCCGTGGTGACCTTCACTCCAAACTACAAGAAGATATTCACAACGGAGTCTATAACAATGACCTGTGATGTGGAGGCTACTAGAGGAGAAGATCTGAAGTATAAATGGTACAAAGACCATATGCAAGTGCACAGTGGAAAATCCTATACAATACAAAATGCTGGAACATCACACAGTGGAAATTACGAATGTCAGATCAGTACTGGAGAAATAAGTGACCCCGCTAGACTGGATGTTAGTAATG GTTGGCTCATCCTGCAGACCCCTCTATATGTCTATGAAGGAGATGAGATGAAGTTACGATGTCACCACTATCCTGGATATGTAGCAAGACAGATAACGTTTTACAAAGAGAGCAAAGTCATTACAGGCCGGAGCGCTGATGAGGAATTTCATATTAGTAATGTAGACAGTACAAGTACCAGGAAATACAAATGTACAAAAGAAGTCTATTATCATCCATTGTCTGCATGGTCTGTATGTGCAGCTGAAGCTTCTGTATCTGTAGAAG AGCTGTTCAAGACTCcgaccataaaagtgaccccacgcCCAGTTTTTAAGAAGGAAAACATGACCCTAAAATGTGAGACAAGTCTCCATCCATCCAGAAAGAACACTCGGCTACGGTTTACTTTCTATAGAGAAGGACGAGTTATTCAGGGATCTGGTGACAAGGACATCTATGAAGTCTCCATGGTACAGCTGGAGCATTCTGGGAAATATTCATGTGAAGTGCAAACCACAGATGGAAGAGTGAGGAAGAAAAGTGCAGAGGAACCAATCCAGATAGAAG AGCAATTCTCATATCCAAATATAACGGTGACCAAAAATCTAACAGCTGAAGGAGATGCCATGACCCTGACATGTGACACGACTATACATATAAAGCCTACAGAAGTGCAGTTTGCTTTCTACAGAGATGGACGGGAGGTTCGAGGATTTAATTTATCTAACAAATATGAAGTTCAGTTTGCTCAGCAGGAGGATTCTGGGAATTATACCTGCGAAGTAAAAAACACAATCAACACTACCATGAAGACAAGTGATAGGTACAACGTATGGGTAGAAG AGCTCTTCTCTCCTCCAGTACTGAAAGTATCTCCAGAGTTGGTCAACCAGGGGGAGAACATGATTCTAACTTGTGACACAAATCTTAGTGAACATAGGCAGACTACAGAACTGCAGTACGCCTTCTACAGAGACGGGGAAAACATTCAAGGGTTCACCTCTTCTAATATATATGAGGCTAAATTCATGAAGGAGGAAAATTCTGGGACATATACATGTGAGATACAAGCATCAAACGGCAGTGTAAAGAAGAGGAGCAAGGAAGTTCAGATAGAAG TGTCATATCACTCTTCTCTAATGATCATACTATCTGTAAGTTTGGGGCTGCTCCTACTCATCGTCATCATCTCTATCTTTGTGTCTGTATACAATAAACGCCGATCATCCAACAATAACCCTCAGCCACCAACAG ACGCTGATGAATACTCTGATGCAGATAATGAATACTCTGATGCAGATAAAATTACTTATACAAACCTTGCCATGACTAGGGGGCCACAGA ATGATGTTCCAGAAAACAATGGATCT gaTGTTGTCTATGCTGTAGTAAACTCCAAGGCTAAACTACAAGCCAAGGCTTCCCAAAGAATGTCTGACACTTCAACCGACGTCTATCAGAACATCGGCTCCAATAGATGA